The Flavobacterium johnsoniae UW101 genomic interval TTAACATTAACCAATACGAAAACACGGTTCGAAATCGCGGCGGAAATGAACGTGAAATTATCAACCCAATTATTTCATATCCGGAAGCCGTTGCTTTTAAAAACAAATACAAATACCCTTTTACCGAGACTTCTCTTTCGTTTACTGCAACATCAAAAGCCGAAGTAAAATTTTTAGATACTAAAACTGATCCTGAAATTACAATTTTGGGTGTCGACGAACATTTTATTTCTAACTCAGGTTTAGAAACTACTTTAGGCAGATCTTTTAATCAATTTGACATTGACAACAATACTTATACCTGTGTTGTAGGTTCAGATTTTGAAAAGGGCTTATTAAAAGATGTCAACCCAATTGATAAAGTAATTTCTATTCGCGGTGCCCGTTTTAAAGTTATCGGCGTTTTAAAAGAGAAAGGTTCAACTTTTGGAAACAGTCAGGATTTACGGGTTTTAATTCCTATACAGGTTGCCAGATCTTTATTTACAGCACCCAATATCAATTATACTATCAGTGTTATGGTTTCTAAAAAAGAACTTTTAGACGAAGCCGTTGACAATGCAACCAGCACAATGAGAAGGGTTCGAAAACTAAGTCCAGTTCGTGACAATAATTTTGGCATTGGCCGAAGCGACGATTTAATCAATCGAATTTTAGGTATTACACAATATTTAGGCTGGGCATCCTGGATTATTTCTATCATTACAATTTTAGGATCTTCAATTGCTTTAATGAATATTATGATTGTTTCGGTTACAGAACGTACACGCGAAATTGGAGTTAGAAAAGCGCTTGGGGCAACAAAAATTACAATTTCTGTTCAGTTTTTTATCGAAACTTTATTAATTGGACAAATTGGCGGTTTAGTTGGAATTGTTCTGGGAATCCTGATTGGTTTTGCTTTTGCGGCTGCAATGAGTTTTGCTTTTGTGATTCCGTGGATGGCAATTTTTGCCGCTTTTGCAACTAGTTTTATGGTAGCAATAGTTTCTGGTTTATATCCTGCCATAAAAGCATCTCAATTAGATCCTATTGAGGCTTTGCGATACGAGTAATTTTTTTTAGTTTTCAGTCGCAGTCGCAGTTCCCAGCTTAACCGTGACTGAATACTGTGACTGAATACTGCGACTAAAAACTAAAATTTAAATATTAACTTTTATCATTCGGTCGTTATCGTAAATATCTTTTCGGAGATCAATATTGATAAAATCCATTTTACCCAGAAGTTCTATCATTTCTTTTCCTAAATATTGATTGATTTCAAAATAAAGCTGTCCCTTTGCCAAAAGATTGTTTTGTGCCAGCGAAGCTATTTTTCTGTAGAAAAGTAAAGCATCGTTGTCATCAACAAAAAGTGCTAAATGAGGTTCATAATCCAAAACGTTCTTTTTGATTTCTTCTTTTTCAAGATTGCGTATATAAGGCGGATTAGAAACTATGACATCATATTTACATTTTAATTCTTCGGCTTGTAAAATATCCTGAAATATAAAAGTTACATTAACATCATTTCTAATGGCATTTCGCTTCGCAGTTTCGATTGCTTTTTTTGAAACATCGATAGCATAAACATCTGCATTTGGCAGATTTTTAGCGAGTGAGACAGCAATACAGCCGCTTCCGGTACCAATATCAAGAATTTTTATTTTTTCTTTTCTATCAATTCCTTTATTTTCACTAATAATCCATTCGACTAACTCTTCGGTTTCGGGTCTCGGAATTAAAACATTTTCGTTTACTTCAAAATCCAAACCGTAGAAATTTGTTTTTCCTAATAAATATTGAATTGGAACTTCTTTTTTCAG includes:
- a CDS encoding ABC transporter permease; protein product: MMLKLFKENIRIAFGSIKTQLLRTILTVLIIAIGITALVGILTVVTALENTVSTNFASMGANTFNINQYENTVRNRGGNEREIINPIISYPEAVAFKNKYKYPFTETSLSFTATSKAEVKFLDTKTDPEITILGVDEHFISNSGLETTLGRSFNQFDIDNNTYTCVVGSDFEKGLLKDVNPIDKVISIRGARFKVIGVLKEKGSTFGNSQDLRVLIPIQVARSLFTAPNINYTISVMVSKKELLDEAVDNATSTMRRVRKLSPVRDNNFGIGRSDDLINRILGITQYLGWASWIISIITILGSSIALMNIMIVSVTERTREIGVRKALGATKITISVQFFIETLLIGQIGGLVGIVLGILIGFAFAAAMSFAFVIPWMAIFAAFATSFMVAIVSGLYPAIKASQLDPIEALRYE
- the prmC gene encoding peptide chain release factor N(5)-glutamine methyltransferase, with the protein product MKIKQYRTQFIKELSSLYDAYEAESFFYLILEDKHKLRQIDLALNHELAFTEEDFVVWDSLLAQLKKEVPIQYLLGKTNFYGLDFEVNENVLIPRPETEELVEWIISENKGIDRKEKIKILDIGTGSGCIAVSLAKNLPNADVYAIDVSKKAIETAKRNAIRNDVNVTFIFQDILQAEELKCKYDVIVSNPPYIRNLEKEEIKKNVLDYEPHLALFVDDNDALLFYRKIASLAQNNLLAKGQLYFEINQYLGKEMIELLGKMDFINIDLRKDIYDNDRMIKVNI